Proteins encoded in a region of the Pseudomonas syringae KCTC 12500 genome:
- a CDS encoding GIY-YIG nuclease family protein — translation MPEVASTSSASTAEQVAGKPWFVYLVRAANGALYCGISDDPQRRFAAHQSGKGARFFSSSPAMALVYVEQWPSKGEALRHERLIKKLRKSAKEALAASYATSSIHERDAVPSV, via the coding sequence GTGCCTGAGGTCGCCAGCACTTCGAGTGCGTCGACTGCCGAACAGGTGGCCGGCAAACCCTGGTTTGTCTATCTGGTGCGCGCTGCCAACGGCGCGCTGTACTGTGGCATCAGTGATGATCCGCAGCGGCGGTTCGCTGCGCACCAGAGTGGCAAGGGCGCGCGCTTTTTCTCTTCGAGTCCGGCGATGGCACTGGTCTACGTTGAACAATGGCCCAGCAAGGGCGAGGCGTTACGCCACGAGCGGCTGATCAAGAAGCTCAGAAAAAGCGCTAAGGAGGCGTTGGCTGCCAGCTACGCAACGTCATCGATCCATGAGC
- a CDS encoding alpha/beta hydrolase — translation MSDSLIIEPSSPADACVIWLHGLGADRYDFLPVAEALQESLRSTRFVLPQAPTRAVTVNGGYAMPSWYDIKSMSSEARAIDHDQMEASAQKVLDLIEQQRDSGIDPARIFLAGFSQGGAVVLHAGYRRWQGPLGGVLALSTYAPTFSSEMTLSASQQRIPAYCLHGKHDAVVPYPMGRAVYDHLTAQGVTVEWQEYPMEHQVLPEEIRDIGVWLAERLR, via the coding sequence ATGAGCGATTCTCTGATCATCGAACCTTCCAGTCCCGCCGACGCCTGCGTTATCTGGCTGCATGGGCTGGGCGCTGACCGCTATGATTTTCTGCCGGTCGCCGAAGCACTGCAGGAGTCGTTGCGCAGCACCCGCTTCGTACTGCCTCAGGCGCCGACACGCGCTGTGACCGTCAATGGCGGCTATGCAATGCCCAGCTGGTATGACATCAAGTCCATGAGTTCAGAGGCCCGGGCCATTGACCATGATCAGATGGAGGCCTCGGCGCAGAAGGTGTTGGACCTGATCGAGCAGCAGCGCGACAGCGGCATCGACCCGGCGCGAATCTTCCTCGCCGGCTTCTCCCAAGGTGGCGCGGTGGTCTTGCACGCCGGCTACCGACGCTGGCAAGGCCCGTTGGGCGGCGTACTCGCGCTGTCCACTTATGCCCCCACATTCAGCAGCGAAATGACCCTATCGGCGAGTCAGCAACGCATCCCGGCCTACTGCCTGCATGGCAAGCATGACGCGGTCGTGCCTTATCCGATGGGCCGCGCCGTCTACGACCATCTCACCGCCCAGGGTGTAACCGTTGAATGGCAGGAATACCCAATGGAGCATCAAGTGTTACCGGAGGAAATTCGCGATATCGGCGTCTGGCTGGCTGAAAGGCTTCGCTGA
- a CDS encoding aromatic alcohol reductase, translated as MQADNANVKQRILVIGAGELGLAVLRGLVEKAGAHGLSIAVLLRQSRLSTQAPAKRVEIEEVRALGIAIETADLADATVDELAAVMARYDTVISCVGFAAGQGTQRKLTDAALKAGIKRYLPWQFGVDYDLIGRGSPQDLFDEQLDVREKLRAQQRTEWVIVSTGMFTSFLFEPAFGVVDLQGGRINALGSLDTAVTVTTTQDIGRLTAAIVMHEPRIVNQVVYTAGDTLTYAGLADVVERVTGRDIERHVWSVAQLQAELTEMPDDNLRKYRAVFAMGRGVAWDVASTYNAKSGLSVTRAEQWALANLTQT; from the coding sequence ATGCAAGCCGATAACGCAAACGTCAAACAACGCATTCTGGTAATAGGTGCAGGAGAGCTTGGGCTCGCTGTGTTGCGAGGGCTGGTCGAGAAAGCCGGGGCACATGGCTTGAGCATTGCCGTGCTGCTACGCCAGAGCAGATTGAGTACTCAGGCGCCTGCCAAGCGTGTGGAAATCGAAGAAGTCCGCGCGCTGGGCATTGCCATCGAAACAGCCGATCTGGCCGATGCCACCGTGGACGAACTTGCCGCTGTCATGGCGCGCTACGACACGGTAATCAGTTGTGTGGGGTTTGCCGCTGGCCAGGGCACTCAACGCAAACTGACGGATGCGGCGCTCAAGGCCGGCATAAAACGCTACCTGCCTTGGCAGTTCGGCGTTGACTACGACCTTATCGGCCGGGGCAGCCCTCAGGATCTGTTCGATGAGCAACTCGATGTGCGGGAAAAGCTGCGCGCCCAGCAGCGCACCGAATGGGTGATCGTTTCGACCGGCATGTTTACAAGCTTCCTGTTCGAGCCAGCGTTCGGTGTCGTCGATCTGCAAGGCGGGCGGATCAATGCGCTGGGCAGCCTCGATACTGCCGTCACGGTCACCACCACACAGGACATTGGCAGGCTGACTGCTGCCATCGTGATGCACGAGCCGCGCATCGTGAATCAGGTGGTGTACACCGCTGGCGACACATTGACCTACGCCGGGCTGGCCGATGTTGTGGAGCGTGTCACGGGGCGCGACATCGAGCGGCACGTATGGAGTGTTGCACAGTTGCAGGCCGAGCTGACGGAAATGCCGGATGACAATCTGCGCAAATACCGGGCAGTCTTTGCCATGGGCCGAGGCGTGGCATGGGACGTCGCCAGTACCTACAACGCGAAATCAGGGCTGAGCGTCACCCGTGCCGAACAATGGGCACTGGCCAATCTGACTCAGACCTGA
- a CDS encoding winged helix-turn-helix transcriptional regulator: protein MPVDIQKVGTSVIPGGLDAQEVVRRSEAACAALSDDEDGLKRDILGHAGNRWSLGVVHALGVSSPLRHAELRRKLHGVTQRMLTHTLRQLEQDGLITRHDYHEKPLRVEYSLTDLGMGLLVQMIPLWTWVIENSEAFSAARNRYLDR, encoded by the coding sequence ATGCCTGTCGACATACAAAAAGTAGGCACATCGGTGATACCGGGCGGGCTGGACGCGCAGGAAGTGGTCAGACGCTCCGAAGCGGCCTGTGCTGCGCTCAGCGATGATGAGGATGGTCTCAAGCGCGACATTCTCGGCCACGCCGGTAACCGATGGTCACTGGGCGTGGTACATGCTCTTGGCGTCAGCAGCCCTTTGCGCCATGCCGAATTGCGCCGAAAGCTGCACGGTGTCACCCAGCGCATGCTCACTCATACCTTGCGCCAGCTTGAGCAGGACGGGCTGATCACCCGCCACGACTACCATGAGAAGCCGCTCAGGGTGGAATATTCGTTGACCGACCTGGGAATGGGGCTGCTGGTACAAATGATTCCGCTGTGGACTTGGGTGATTGAAAATTCGGAGGCGTTCAGTGCGGCGCGAAATCGTTATCTGGACAGGTAA
- a CDS encoding amino acid ABC transporter permease: protein MEKQIVAPKQKLSLSDPKVRAWLFQIITVVAVIALGWFIFDNTQTNLQHRGITSGFGFLENSAGFGIAQHLIDYSEADSYARVFVIGLLNTLLVSVIGIVLATLLGFVIGVARLSPNWMISKLATVYVEVFRNIPPLLQILFWYTAVFLTLPGPRQAHGYLDMFFVSSRGLNMPRALPAEGAWAFLVSLVIAVIAIVMMVRWANKRFEATGQPFHKFWVGLALLLVIPGLSVLIFGSPVHWELPQLKGFNFSGGWVLIPELISLTLALTIYTAAFIAEIVRSGIKSVSHGQTEAARSLGLRPGPTLRKVIIPQALRVIIPPLTSQFLNLAKNSSLAAAIGYPEMVSLFAGTVLNQTGQAIEVIAITMSVYLAISISISLLMNWYNKRIALIER from the coding sequence ATGGAAAAGCAAATCGTCGCACCCAAGCAAAAGCTCTCTCTGAGCGATCCGAAAGTGCGCGCGTGGTTATTTCAGATCATCACTGTCGTGGCGGTGATCGCGTTGGGCTGGTTTATCTTCGATAACACCCAGACCAACCTGCAACACCGTGGTATCACCTCGGGTTTCGGTTTTCTTGAGAACAGTGCCGGTTTCGGTATCGCTCAGCACCTGATCGACTACAGCGAAGCGGACAGCTATGCCCGTGTGTTCGTTATCGGTCTACTGAATACCTTGCTGGTGTCGGTTATCGGTATTGTCCTGGCGACCTTGCTGGGCTTTGTCATTGGTGTCGCTCGCCTGTCTCCGAACTGGATGATCAGCAAGCTGGCCACCGTGTATGTCGAAGTCTTCCGCAACATTCCGCCACTGCTGCAGATCCTTTTCTGGTACACCGCCGTATTCCTCACGCTGCCTGGTCCGCGTCAGGCGCATGGCTACCTGGACATGTTCTTCGTCAGCAGCCGCGGGCTCAACATGCCCAGAGCATTGCCTGCCGAAGGCGCCTGGGCATTCCTGGTCAGTCTGGTTATTGCCGTGATCGCCATCGTCATGATGGTGCGCTGGGCCAACAAGCGCTTCGAAGCCACCGGCCAGCCGTTTCACAAGTTTTGGGTCGGCCTGGCGTTGCTGCTGGTCATCCCTGGCCTGAGCGTGCTGATCTTCGGCAGCCCAGTGCATTGGGAACTGCCACAACTGAAGGGCTTCAACTTCTCGGGCGGCTGGGTGCTGATCCCTGAACTGATCTCCCTGACCCTGGCACTGACTATCTATACGGCGGCGTTCATCGCCGAAATCGTGCGCTCCGGCATCAAGTCGGTCAGCCATGGCCAGACCGAAGCTGCTCGATCATTGGGCCTGCGCCCTGGGCCGACGCTGCGCAAGGTGATCATCCCGCAGGCGCTGCGCGTGATCATTCCGCCGCTGACCAGTCAGTTCCTGAACCTGGCGAAGAACTCTTCGCTGGCAGCCGCCATCGGCTACCCGGAAATGGTTTCCCTGTTTGCCGGTACGGTGCTCAACCAGACCGGGCAGGCCATTGAAGTCATTGCCATCACCATGAGCGTGTACCTGGCGATCAGTATCAGCATTTCCCTGCTGATGAACTGGTACAACAAGCGCATTGCGCTGATCGAGCGGTGA
- a CDS encoding amino acid ABC transporter substrate-binding protein: MKMLKSTLAVVTALAAFGVIGAANAGTTLDAIKKKGFIQCGVSDGLPGFSVPDSTGKITGIDADVCRAVAAAVFGDATKVKFSQLNAKERFTALQSGEIDILSRNTTWTSSRDAGMGLVFTGVTYYDGIGFLVNNKLGVNSAKELDGATICIQAGTTTELNVSDYFRSNGLKYTPITFDTSDESAKSLEGGRCDVLTSDQSQLYAQRSKLAKPDDYIVLPEVISKEPLGPVVRKGDEEWFSIVRWTLFAMLNAEEAKITSKNVEAEAKSTKNPDVARMLGADGTYGKDLKLEKDWVVQIVKQVGNYGEVFERNLGEGTPLKIKRGQNALWNAGGIQYAPPIR; this comes from the coding sequence ATGAAGATGTTGAAATCCACCCTGGCTGTCGTCACTGCCTTGGCCGCATTTGGTGTGATCGGGGCTGCAAATGCCGGTACCACCCTTGACGCTATCAAAAAGAAAGGTTTTATCCAGTGCGGCGTCAGCGATGGCCTGCCAGGGTTTTCCGTTCCCGACTCCACTGGCAAGATCACCGGTATCGATGCTGACGTCTGCCGCGCAGTAGCCGCCGCAGTATTTGGCGACGCCACCAAGGTCAAGTTCAGCCAGTTGAACGCCAAGGAGCGCTTCACTGCACTGCAATCGGGCGAGATCGACATCCTTTCGCGTAACACCACCTGGACCAGCTCCCGTGATGCGGGCATGGGCCTGGTGTTCACCGGCGTGACTTACTACGACGGTATCGGCTTCCTGGTAAACAACAAGCTGGGCGTCAACAGCGCCAAGGAACTGGACGGTGCAACCATCTGCATCCAGGCCGGTACCACTACCGAGCTGAACGTCTCCGACTACTTCCGCTCGAACGGCCTGAAATACACCCCGATCACCTTCGACACCTCCGACGAAAGCGCCAAGTCGCTGGAAGGCGGCCGTTGCGACGTACTGACTTCCGACCAGTCGCAGCTCTACGCACAGCGCAGCAAGCTGGCCAAACCGGACGATTACATCGTTCTGCCTGAAGTGATCTCCAAGGAGCCTCTGGGCCCTGTCGTGCGTAAAGGCGACGAAGAGTGGTTCTCGATCGTTCGCTGGACCCTGTTCGCCATGCTCAACGCCGAAGAAGCCAAAATCACTTCCAAGAACGTTGAAGCTGAAGCCAAGTCGACCAAGAACCCTGACGTAGCCCGTATGCTCGGCGCAGACGGCACTTACGGCAAAGACCTGAAACTCGAGAAAGACTGGGTCGTGCAGATCGTCAAGCAGGTCGGCAACTACGGCGAAGTGTTCGAACGCAACCTGGGCGAAGGCACCCCGCTGAAAATCAAGCGTGGCCAGAACGCTCTGTGGAATGCCGGCGGCATTCAATACGCTCCACCTATTCGCTGA
- a CDS encoding nuclear transport factor 2 family protein: MNYEEQSQANSALITRFYEAFAQLDAEAMSACYTDDVLFSDPAFGELRGAQVGDMWRMLTSRAKNFSVVFDQVRADDQTGSAHWVATYLFSQTGRTVVNDIQARFVFRDGKICEHRDHFDMWRWSRQALGLKGLLLGWTPLVRNAVSAQALKGLKTFSESRRA, from the coding sequence ATGAACTACGAAGAACAAAGTCAGGCCAACAGCGCACTGATCACGCGCTTTTATGAGGCATTCGCGCAGCTGGATGCCGAGGCGATGAGTGCCTGCTACACCGATGACGTACTGTTCAGCGACCCTGCCTTTGGTGAGTTGCGCGGCGCTCAGGTCGGCGATATGTGGCGCATGCTGACTTCCCGGGCAAAGAATTTCTCGGTGGTCTTCGATCAGGTGCGGGCCGATGACCAGACTGGCAGTGCACACTGGGTGGCGACGTATCTGTTCAGTCAGACCGGGCGCACGGTGGTGAACGATATTCAGGCTCGCTTTGTGTTTCGTGATGGCAAGATCTGCGAGCATCGTGATCATTTCGATATGTGGCGCTGGTCGCGTCAGGCCCTGGGTTTGAAGGGCCTGTTGCTTGGCTGGACGCCTCTGGTGCGCAATGCCGTGAGCGCTCAGGCGCTCAAGGGGCTGAAAACCTTTTCAGAGAGCCGCCGTGCCTGA
- a CDS encoding amino acid ABC transporter permease, protein MTTHTFKPDMPPPGKVFGPVAWMRQNLFSSWINTLLTLFSLYLIYLVVPPIISWSLLDANWIGTTKADCTKAGACWVFIEQRFGQFMYGYFPNELRWRVDLTAILAIVGAAPLFISKFPRKAVYGIAFLVIYPVVAFYLLHGGAFGLTNVPTSQWGGLMLTLVIATVGIVGALPLGILLALGRRSNMPAVRVVCVTFIEFWRGVPLITVLFMSSVMLPLFMPEGMNFDKLLRALIGVILFQSAYIAEVVRGGMQAIPKGQYEAASAMGLGYWRSMGLVILPQALKMVIPGIVNTFIALFKDTSLVIIIGLFDLLNSVKQATADPAWLGMATEGYVFAALVFWIFCFGMSRYSMHLERKLDTGHKR, encoded by the coding sequence ATGACAACCCATACTTTCAAACCTGATATGCCACCACCGGGCAAAGTGTTCGGTCCGGTAGCGTGGATGCGGCAGAACCTGTTCTCCAGCTGGATCAATACCCTGCTGACCCTGTTCTCGCTGTACCTGATCTATCTGGTCGTGCCGCCGATCATCAGTTGGTCCCTGCTGGACGCCAACTGGATCGGCACGACCAAGGCAGACTGCACCAAGGCGGGCGCCTGCTGGGTGTTCATCGAGCAGCGCTTCGGTCAGTTCATGTACGGCTACTTCCCTAATGAACTGCGCTGGAGGGTCGACCTGACCGCCATTCTGGCGATCGTCGGTGCTGCGCCGCTGTTCATTTCGAAGTTTCCGCGCAAGGCTGTCTACGGTATTGCCTTCCTGGTGATTTACCCGGTTGTCGCGTTCTACCTGCTGCATGGCGGTGCGTTCGGTCTGACCAACGTACCGACCAGCCAGTGGGGCGGTCTGATGCTGACTCTGGTGATCGCCACCGTGGGTATCGTCGGTGCGTTGCCGCTGGGTATCCTGCTGGCGCTCGGTCGTCGTTCCAACATGCCGGCCGTGCGTGTGGTATGCGTGACGTTCATCGAGTTCTGGCGCGGCGTGCCGCTGATCACCGTACTGTTCATGTCGTCGGTGATGCTGCCGCTGTTCATGCCAGAGGGCATGAACTTCGACAAGCTGCTGCGTGCGCTGATCGGCGTTATCCTGTTCCAGTCCGCTTACATTGCTGAAGTAGTCCGTGGCGGCATGCAGGCTATTCCCAAGGGCCAGTACGAAGCAGCCTCGGCGATGGGCCTGGGTTACTGGCGCAGCATGGGTCTGGTGATCCTGCCGCAGGCGTTGAAGATGGTCATTCCCGGCATCGTCAACACGTTCATTGCCTTGTTCAAAGACACCAGCCTGGTGATCATTATCGGCCTGTTCGACCTGCTCAACAGCGTCAAGCAGGCTACCGCCGACCCGGCATGGCTGGGTATGGCCACTGAAGGCTACGTCTTCGCGGCCCTGGTGTTCTGGATCTTCTGTTTCGGTATGTCCCGCTATTCCATGCATTTGGAACGTAAGCTGGACACAGGCCACAAGCGTTAG
- the moaE gene encoding molybdopterin synthase catalytic subunit MoaE yields MSVRVQAAAFDPGTEVNALHAANLGIGAVVSFVGYVRDFNEGRDVSGMFLEHYPGMTEKALAKIIAEAEQRWPLLRVDVLHRVGALEPGEPIVFVGVASAHRQAAFEACDFVMDYLKTRAPFWKRENTSEGTHWVEGRHSDHQAADRWK; encoded by the coding sequence ATGAGCGTTCGCGTCCAGGCGGCAGCCTTCGACCCAGGCACTGAAGTCAACGCGCTGCATGCTGCCAACCTGGGCATCGGCGCGGTGGTCAGTTTTGTCGGCTATGTTCGGGATTTCAATGAGGGGCGTGACGTGTCCGGCATGTTTCTGGAGCATTATCCGGGGATGACCGAGAAGGCACTGGCAAAAATCATTGCCGAGGCCGAACAGCGCTGGCCGTTGCTGCGCGTTGATGTGCTGCATCGGGTAGGGGCGCTGGAGCCTGGCGAGCCGATCGTGTTCGTCGGCGTTGCCAGCGCGCACCGTCAGGCAGCGTTCGAAGCCTGTGACTTCGTCATGGATTACCTCAAGACCCGCGCGCCGTTCTGGAAGCGTGAAAACACGTCAGAAGGTACGCACTGGGTCGAAGGTCGTCACAGCGATCACCAAGCGGCTGATCGCTGGAAGTAA
- the rhlB gene encoding ATP-dependent RNA helicase RhlB, translated as MTVLKALKKMFGKSEAEQPAPTPITSIPASPAATGDTPDHAVQTQALDATSEPSKARAPRTDKPRAERPRRERVTKPSAPAWKLEDFVVEPQEGKTRFHDFNLAPELMHAIQDLGFPYCTPIQAGVLGFTLKGKDAIGRAQTGTGKTAAFLISIIEQLTQTPPPAERYMGEPRALIIAPTRELVVQIAKDAADLTKYTDLNVMTFVGGMDFDKQLKQLEARHCDILVATPGRLLDFNQRGEVHLDMVEVMVLDEADRMLDMGFIPQVRQIIRQTPHKGERQTLLFSATFTEDVMNLAKQWTTDPSIVEIESLNVASDNVEQHIYAVAGADKYKLLYNLVTDNGWERVMVFANRKDEVRRIEERLVRDGVNAAQLSGDVPQHKRIKTLEGFREGKIRVLVATDVAGRGIHIDGISHVINFTLPEVPDDYVHRIGRTGRAGADGVSISFAGEDDSYQLPAIEEKLGRKISCETPPTHLLRAVVRSNA; from the coding sequence ATGACCGTGCTCAAAGCACTTAAAAAGATGTTCGGTAAGAGCGAGGCTGAGCAGCCTGCGCCTACTCCGATAACCTCTATTCCCGCCTCTCCCGCTGCCACAGGCGACACACCGGATCATGCTGTCCAGACTCAGGCTCTGGACGCGACCAGCGAGCCCTCCAAAGCCAGAGCGCCGCGCACCGATAAGCCGAGGGCCGAGCGCCCGCGTCGCGAGCGTGTGACAAAACCGTCAGCGCCGGCCTGGAAACTCGAAGATTTCGTCGTCGAACCCCAGGAAGGCAAGACCCGCTTCCACGATTTCAACCTCGCGCCTGAACTGATGCACGCGATTCAGGACCTGGGTTTCCCATACTGCACACCGATCCAGGCGGGCGTACTGGGCTTCACCCTCAAGGGCAAGGATGCGATCGGACGCGCCCAGACCGGCACCGGCAAGACCGCTGCGTTTCTGATCTCGATCATCGAGCAGCTGACCCAGACGCCGCCGCCTGCTGAACGCTACATGGGTGAGCCGCGCGCGCTGATCATCGCTCCGACCCGCGAGCTGGTGGTACAGATCGCCAAGGACGCCGCCGACCTGACCAAGTACACCGACTTGAACGTCATGACGTTCGTCGGTGGCATGGACTTCGACAAGCAGCTCAAACAACTCGAAGCACGGCACTGCGACATCCTGGTCGCCACGCCAGGCCGCCTGCTGGACTTCAACCAGCGCGGCGAAGTGCATCTGGATATGGTCGAAGTGATGGTCCTCGACGAAGCCGACCGCATGCTGGATATGGGCTTCATCCCGCAGGTACGTCAGATCATCCGTCAGACGCCGCACAAGGGTGAGCGCCAGACCCTGCTGTTCTCTGCGACCTTCACCGAAGACGTGATGAACCTCGCCAAGCAGTGGACGACGGACCCGTCGATCGTCGAGATCGAATCGTTGAACGTTGCAAGTGACAACGTCGAACAGCATATCTATGCCGTCGCCGGTGCCGACAAGTACAAGCTGCTCTACAACCTGGTGACCGACAATGGTTGGGAACGGGTGATGGTCTTCGCCAACCGCAAGGACGAAGTCCGACGCATCGAAGAGCGTCTGGTGCGCGATGGCGTGAACGCGGCGCAGCTCTCAGGCGATGTGCCTCAGCACAAGCGCATCAAGACCCTTGAAGGCTTCCGCGAAGGCAAGATCCGCGTGCTGGTCGCCACCGATGTAGCCGGTCGCGGTATTCACATCGACGGCATCAGCCACGTGATCAACTTCACCCTGCCCGAAGTGCCGGACGATTACGTGCACCGCATCGGCCGTACCGGCCGCGCCGGCGCCGATGGCGTGTCGATCAGTTTTGCCGGTGAGGATGACTCTTACCAGTTGCCCGCCATCGAGGAAAAACTGGGCCGCAAGATCAGCTGCGAGACGCCGCCGACTCATCTGCTCAGGGCTGTGGTGCGCAGCAACGCCTGA
- the moaD gene encoding molybdopterin converting factor subunit 1 codes for MKVQVQYFARYRELLGLDNESVEGEFATLDALRQTLLQRGEAWQVLAEQNLMCARNQELCKPSEPLSDGDEVAFFPPVTGG; via the coding sequence ATGAAGGTTCAGGTTCAGTATTTCGCTCGTTACCGTGAACTCCTGGGCCTCGACAACGAGTCTGTCGAAGGCGAGTTCGCCACGCTGGACGCGTTGCGCCAGACGCTGCTGCAGCGTGGCGAGGCCTGGCAGGTGCTTGCCGAGCAGAACCTGATGTGCGCTCGCAACCAGGAGCTGTGCAAGCCGAGCGAGCCTTTGTCCGATGGCGATGAAGTCGCGTTTTTTCCGCCCGTGACCGGAGGTTGA
- a CDS encoding CynX/NimT family MFS transporter, with protein sequence MTAKAQPGPQPTTDQPHSALKRPWLLLLGLVLVALNLRPALSSIAPLLDTVSDSLGMSAAEAGLLTTLPVLCLGLFAPLAPILARRFGSERVVMVVLLTLAAGLAMRSLFGQVGLFAGSLLAGASIGIIGVLLPGIVKRDFPHKAGAMTGVYTMALCLGAAIAAGSTVPLSQYVGGSWQIGLGFWLVPALIAAAFWFPQAREVHGTHRDVYRVRGLLRDPLAWQVTLYMGLQSSLSYIVFGWLPSILIGRGLTPTQAGLLLSGSIIAQVISALAVPYLATRGKDQRLAIMLVMSLTLTGLFGCLYAPLGGLWGWAILLGVGQGGTFSLALALIVLRSRDSHVAANLSSMAQGVGYTIASTGPFAVGVVHDMTGSWSAIGWIFAVLGLGAIIAGMGAGRALQVQVSSEKV encoded by the coding sequence ATGACTGCCAAGGCTCAACCCGGCCCCCAACCGACTACCGATCAACCTCATTCCGCTTTGAAGCGCCCCTGGCTGTTGCTGCTGGGCCTGGTGCTGGTCGCCCTCAACCTGCGCCCGGCGCTGTCCAGCATCGCGCCACTGCTTGACACGGTGTCCGACAGCCTGGGCATGTCCGCTGCCGAAGCCGGACTGCTGACCACCTTGCCGGTCCTGTGTCTGGGCCTGTTTGCGCCGCTGGCACCGATCCTTGCCCGCCGGTTTGGCAGTGAACGGGTGGTTATGGTGGTGCTTCTGACACTGGCCGCAGGCCTGGCAATGCGCAGCCTGTTCGGTCAGGTCGGGCTGTTTGCCGGCAGCCTGCTGGCGGGTGCAAGCATCGGGATCATCGGCGTGTTGCTGCCGGGTATCGTCAAACGTGATTTCCCGCACAAGGCCGGAGCCATGACCGGTGTCTACACCATGGCCTTGTGCCTGGGCGCGGCCATTGCAGCCGGTTCGACGGTGCCGCTGAGTCAGTACGTTGGCGGCAGTTGGCAGATTGGCCTGGGTTTCTGGCTGGTTCCGGCACTGATTGCCGCCGCGTTCTGGTTTCCGCAGGCGCGTGAAGTGCATGGCACGCATCGCGATGTCTACCGGGTCCGCGGTCTATTGCGTGACCCGCTGGCCTGGCAGGTCACGCTGTACATGGGCCTGCAGTCGTCGCTGTCGTACATCGTCTTCGGCTGGTTGCCGTCGATCCTCATCGGTCGCGGCCTGACGCCGACCCAGGCCGGTCTGCTGTTATCCGGCTCGATCATCGCGCAGGTCATCAGCGCGCTGGCGGTACCTTATCTGGCCACACGCGGCAAGGATCAGCGCCTGGCGATCATGCTGGTCATGTCGCTGACCCTGACCGGTCTGTTCGGCTGCCTGTACGCGCCGCTTGGCGGGCTGTGGGGCTGGGCGATCCTGCTGGGGGTCGGGCAGGGCGGCACGTTCAGTCTGGCGCTGGCCTTGATCGTACTGCGCTCGCGCGACTCACATGTCGCCGCCAACCTGTCGAGCATGGCGCAAGGCGTTGGCTACACCATCGCCTCGACCGGCCCGTTTGCCGTGGGCGTGGTGCATGACATGACCGGCAGCTGGAGCGCGATCGGCTGGATCTTCGCGGTGCTCGGGCTGGGCGCCATCATCGCGGGCATGGGCGCCGGTCGGGCGCTGCAGGTGCAGGTCAGTAGCGAGAAGGTTTGA